The following coding sequences are from one Capsicum annuum cultivar UCD-10X-F1 chromosome 3, UCD10Xv1.1, whole genome shotgun sequence window:
- the LOC107863165 gene encoding G-type lectin S-receptor-like serine/threonine-protein kinase At5g24080 isoform X2, producing MINIYCLFGLHNFLEKEHWFGPLACIYYFLANPFILCPSSDHRNSPITKDAVVEFDNSGNLLLMDRGNTLWASNTSEAGVETAVMSENGNFVLFSDNLSVVWQSFSHPSDTLLPGQPLTASLELISSKSPALGGYYTLKMLQQPTSLNLGLTYNVPESFDMSPELYSNYSYWRGPDISNVTGDVVAVLDQAGSFGIVYGSSSDGAVYVYKNDGDYGGLFSAVNQSNRNRPSVLRRLILEANGNLRLYRWDNDVNGSKQWVAEWAAVSSPCNIAGICGNGICNLERSKTNASCTCLPGTSKVGNDISCSGNSSLTGKCGPHHENLTSQFKISTVQQTTYYFSGSSVIANYSDIESVSKCGNACLSNCNCVASVYGLNEEKPYCWVLRSLEFGGFEDPGSTLFVKVDANGSFGVGGDNQTGDSSDESLSTHEKVLILPIVLSMTVLIALLGCLLYINIHRKRSLKRALDGSLILSGAPISFSYRDLQHRTNNFSQLLGTGGFGSVYKGSLVDGTLIAVKKLDKVLPHGEREFITEVNTIGSMHHMNLVRLCGYCSEGTRRLLVYEFMKNGSLDKWIFHSYSNRDRLLIWPTRFRIAIGTAQGIAYFHEQCRNRIIHCDIKPENILLDEDFCPKVSDFGLAKLMGREHSHVVTMVRGTRGYLAPEWVSNRPITVKADVYSYGMLLLEIIGGRRNLDMTCDAEDFFYPGWAYKEMTEGTPEKVVDRRLEGAIEKEELIRALMVAFWCIQDEVSTRPTMGEVVKMLEGSVDIEMPPMPQTVLELIEEGLDHVYKSMKRELNQFSSFTITTHPSSNATCSYSTMSPR from the exons GTATATATTACTTTTTGGCCAACCCTTTCATTTTGTGTCCATCATCTGATCATAGAAACTCTCCGATCACAAAAGACGCGGTCGTGGAGTTCGACAACTCTGGAAATCTCCTGTTGATGGACAGAGGTAACACTTTATGGGCATCAAACACCTCGGAAGCTGGCGTTGAAACAGCTGTCATGTCCGAAAATGGCAACTTTGTTCTCTTCAGCGACAACCTAAGCGTTGTGTGGCAGAGCTTTTCGCATCCATCAGATACTCTATTACCTGGCCAACCTTTAACGGCATCACTAGAATTGATATCATCAAAATCACCTGCGCTTGGAGGTTATTACACGTTAAAAATGCTGCAGCAGCCTACATCACTTAATCTTGGCTTGACTTACAATGTGCCTGAGTCCTTTGATATGTCACCTGAACTTTACAGCAATTATTCTTACTGGAGGGGACCTGATATATCTAATGTGACAGGAGATGTTGTTGCAGTATTGGATCAAGCTGGAAGCTTTGGTATTGTATATGGCTCGTCTTCGGATGGAGCAGTTTATGTGTACAAAAATGATGGTGATTATGGAGGGTTATTCTCAGCTGTGAATCAATCCAATCGGAATAGACCATCTGTTTTAAGACGGTTAATTCTTGAGGCTAATGGAAATCTACGTTTGTATCGATGGGACAACGATGTAAATGGATCAAAACAATGGGTTGCAGAGTGGGCAGCTGTGTCCAGTCCATGTAACATTGCTGGAATTTGTGGCAATGGGATATGTAATTTAGAAAGAAGTAAAACGAATGCATCTTGCACGTGCTTGCCAGGCACTTCTAAGGTGGGAAATGATATTTCTTGTTCTGGAAATTCTTCATTGACAGGAAAATGTGGACCTCATCATGAAAACTTAACTTCCCAGTTCAAGATTTCTACAGTTCAACAGACGACTTACTATTTCTCAGGATCATCTGTAATAGCAAATTACAGTGATATAGAGTCAGTGTCCAAATGTGGGAATGCTTGTTTATCAAATTGCAATTGTGTGGCTTCTGTCTACGGTCTCAATGAGGAAAAGCCTTACTGTTGGGTCCTAAGAAGCTTGGAATTTGGTGGATTCGAGGATCCTGGCTCAACTTTATTCGTAAAGGTTGACGCCAACGGCTCATTTGGTGTGGGTGGTGACAATCAAACTGGGGATTCATCAGATGAATCACTGAGTACACACGAGAAGGTATTGATACTTCCTATAGTCCTAAGCATGACTGTTCTGATCGCGCTGCTCGGCTGTCTGTTGTATATTAATATCCATAGGAAAAGATCCTTAAAGAGAGCCCTTGATGGCTCTTTGATCTTATCAGGAGCTCCTATTAGCTTCAGCTATCGTGACTTGCAACACCGGACAAACAATTTTTCCCAGTTACTTGGAACAG GTGGATTTGGCAGCGTATACAAGGGAAGCCTAGTGGATGGAACATTGATAGCAGTAAAGAAGCTTGACAAAGTTTTACCTCATGGGGAGAGGGAATTCATAACAGAGGTCAATACTATTGGCTCTATGCATCATATGAACTTGGTTCGTCTATGTGGATACTGTTCTGAGGGAACACGAAG GCTACTAGTGTATGAGTTTATGAAAAATGGCTCATTGGACAAGTGGATATTCCATTCATATAGTAACAGAGATAGACTGCTAATTTGGCCTACACGTTTTCGCATAGCCATTGGTACTGCACAAGGAATAGCCTATTTTCATGAGCAGTGCAGGAACAGGATCATACATTGTGACATCAAGCCAGAGAACatacttttggatgaggattTCTGTCCTAAAGTTTCTGATTTTGGACTAGCTAAATTGATGGGGAGAGAGCACTCCCACGTTGTCACGATGGTCAGAGGAACTAGAGGTTATTTAGCCCCCGAGTGGGTCAGCAACCGACCCATAACTGTAAAAGCAGATGTTTACAGCTACGGAATGCTGCTACTAGAAATCATTGGTGGCCGGAGAAATCTTGACATGACTTGTGATGCTGAGGACTTCTTTTACCCTGGATGGGCTTACAAG gaaATGACTGAAGGAACGCCAGAAAAAGTCGTAGATAGAAGACTGGAAGGAGCAATCGAAAAAGAGGAGCTAATAAGAGCTTTGATGGTTGCCTTTTGGTGTATTCAGGATGAGGTTTCAACAAGGCCTACCATGGGGGAAGTGGTGAAGATGTTAGAAGGATCAGTTGACATTGAGATGCCCCCAATGCCACAAACAGTTTTAGAGCTAATAGAAGAAGGCTTAGATCACGTTTACAAGTCTATGAAAAGGGAGCTCAATCAGTTCAGTTCCTTCACTATTACTACTCATCCATCATCTAATGCTACATGCAGTTACTCCACTATGTCACCTAGATAG